Proteins encoded in a region of the Podarcis muralis chromosome 6, rPodMur119.hap1.1, whole genome shotgun sequence genome:
- the BLOC1S2 gene encoding biogenesis of lysosome-related organelles complex 1 subunit 2 — protein sequence MAAAAAAAAAVPPEEASEARRQGPKQDPAVETAEEATEPAEADINELCKDMFNKMAIYLTGELTATSEDYKLLENMNKLTSLKYLEMKDIAINISRNLKDLNQKYAGLQPYLEQINLIEEQVAALEQAAYKLDAYSKKLEAKYKKLEKR from the exons atggctgccgccgccgccgccgccgccgctgtccCGCCTGAGGAGGCCTCGGAGGCCCGGCGACAAGGCCCCAAGC AGGATCCTGCTgttgaaacagcagaagaagcaacaGAACCAGCCGAAGCAGATATCAATGAACTTTGCAAGGATATGTTCAACAAAATGGCCATTTACCTAACAGGTGAACTGACAG CCACTAGTGAAGATTACAAACTCCTGGAAAACATGAACAAACTGACTAGTTTGAAGTACCTGGAAATGAAAGATATTGCAATAAACATAAGTCGAAACCTGAAAGATTTGAATCAGAAAT ATGCCGGACTTCAGCCGTATCTGGAGCAAATCAATCTGATTGAAGAGCAGGTGGCAGCATTGGAACAGGCCGCATACAAGCTAGATGCATATTCAAAGAAACTTG AAGCAAAGTACAAAAAGCTGGAGAAACGGTGA